TGGTTATCTAGTTGGTGCAATAAAAGCTCCAAGAAGAGATGATCCAACCTATTCTATTTGAGGGGcttgtttggtttccaagaatTAAAATTCTTTCAATTCCTTTATAGCCAATGATtaatactcaaaaagtgctatttcatagcttgtaattaactcttttaaacacttttgagtagtagttattgccttttaacccaattaacatattaaggacctttgcaatcaattctaatcaaattgtgttaagttttggtgttttgatagctttttgatcaccaaagcaatccgaggatgaggagagttatttggaattcttggcAAAGCATTGtaaagctcaaattcatgaagaaccaaagctttgaagtcctttgacataagcaaatccggaatgcaaggaggggaagcaaagagaaatctgccatgaagcattcttgatgacagtcatgtcagccacttttggagcacttcctgaagtccaatttatgcatgctatatgtcgtttcgaagctcaggaagtcaacgatctaatgcttcaaacggtgcgcaatttaGAGTTGAactgaaggagttacagccattgcaagccaatcactacaagctgaaggaagaattttgcacagcattgcgaaatcacccttttgttgcgaaatgatttcgcagcctttttgtatagtgttgtggatttccccctgaagtttcccgtcaCGATGGAAGTCAAATACCACAAgctgaaagaccacttcgcagcgttgcgaaatcagccgtttgctgcgaagtaatttcgcagccctttgtgttcatctgcgaaatctcgcagacctcggttgcacctgcgaaatggtccctagtgcttcccgatatttacgACCGACacttggagatatttttcatcagatttttgttgtctaaatcccaaaattctccttgtaagccaccaattataagtttccttagcttttaagttaggaaaaagactaaatatccatgtaataattagtattgtaatttttcatataaatagctctgAGAGCCTGTTCCCAGAAGAGACCCTTTTTGTAAAAAGTTTggaagaaagtaaaatacagagcgtTGCTTTgctttaccttctcactttgattgtatttttcattttcttagttatgcactctctgaggaagtttccccagagaatgagtaactaaaactttagttccttggagttaaggttgccgggaaaggttccaagtgcatgaattagtagctttgtggtttcagccatgaatgaagagtaagtgtgatcctttagtggtttctatgtttttagttaacttaaaacgccttgaagtcacctgggccaacacttggtaaggcaagtgatctccatccaaggagatgcactagtttaccccttgcgagcctctgggaggtgacttgaaggtaggattttctagaatttccaacacttgataagcttttggactccaacgagacatccattagttatctcttgcgagcttttgaagggaagtccaaggttaaagatcatcttgaatggtaagtgctagtGAGAGGCATAAaccgttgcaagttgcatcagtgagagggaattaaagctgaaatccaattaagggatgcatttATATAGCAccaattagagaattaactatatgttaattctctaatgcgaggaaatgaaccaactgaccggagctatgtttttgcatgaggaacctcccctgtgaacctagatctccaaggaatgttttcttcataagtaatttccattacttgttttgccattagcttaaatctaaatctttttaaaccaaagtttgtgttttatttcttgagctaaccttgaaatgaaaaagcaccaattcactttgaattggtatcatttgtaatttggaaacccttcccagtgaacgatcctagaaccactatactatagtagctttttctttgctaccttagtatatggtgtaataggttataaattttgttgattactccctcaatcaaggagcaccagctggacatgaatcagctgagacaccaattgggcacgaatcagccAAAACAGAGATTAGTATGTTTGCTAAGAAAATTTCTCCACAAGTAATTAAAGAGAAGAttttacatagaaaaaaaatgttaaaagtttCTTAATAAGCCAACAACAGTATTACAATATAAGAGTTAGGCTTTACTTAAGAGAAAGATCATCCAAAGGTTGCTCACAGAAATACCAACCCACAACAATAGTATCGATCCAACTCTCACTGCATCTGTGTTGCTATTACTGTCTATAGGAGACATGATGTgcaccattttttcttttagaagtTCAATTCCACCCTCCCTCCCCAATAGGAGTTCCACTATTTTCTTCTTTGGGACATGAAAGCATATGGCTTACCTTATTTcctcttctttcattttctttcctcttctttCTCTATTCTCCCACCTGTACCAACCAAGAGTTTCCTTTGCTTCCAAGCCATTATTCTTTTCATGTGTGAGTTATGGTGTTTAGtgacattttttttcaactttggTAAAGTCATCTCTTGATTAATTTCTCTAAATTGTAGGGAACATACATTGAGTTCTCCTTTTTTGTAGTTAGGTCCTTGAAAGGGAAAAGATTTCTACTAGACTCATTGCAATTGCAGTCAATTAAAGATCCCAAGTTTGAGTCTCCTTCTATCTGGTGATCTAGTAGTGTAGGATAAAGCAAACTACTTGTAGTTGGGATAAATGTCTCCCAATCATAAGGACTTTCCATTATAAACAAATCTTTTAAATATagttaacaaaatttaaaaaaaaaattaaatattaaaaatagttttcttaatttattctttgtgCATTGGCTCTAGCAAACAAGGACAAGGACTTATataatacttttattattttagataataGTTATGGATCTTCCAACACCGTATAAATGTACTTGCATCAtagtaaattatattttgtttaaattaaaaGATCAAGAAATGTTGGCCTATTTGGTGAGGTGTGTGTGTGGAGATGTCCTAAAGTAACTCTCACTTAGGTGAATCCTTCAAggatacatgtgacctataccTCGTTGTAACACTTTTTGTTTCAATCTCATTTAGGGAAAACCCCTTCTTAACATCACATTAATAATAGTCTCACCATGACAATGGGGCAAAGACTCTGTTCAAAACTATAGAGAAATGACTCTTCAAAACTAATGCTACTTGCAAGTCTCACAGTGTGAATTGTTTCTACACGTTGAACCTTCCTAATAGATACTCCAATAAAAAAAGGTTGGATTATATCTAAAGGTGACTCTTATGTGGGTTTAACGCATCCTTACTTAATGAATTAACACTACAAGAAATAGGATTTTTGGTGACGGTCGCCAACCATCACTAAATCTTATATATCCGTGACCAAAACCTATTGTCATGGTCTTTTGAAACCGTGATCGAGCGTCACAATATGAGGCATAACTAAAGGTATTGGTCACGGTTTCCTAAGTGATCGTGAccatataatttctttttttgtgacaACCATACAAAAACTATGACAAAAAAGTTTAGAATACTTTGCtatttattaagttgatttagtcACGGTCAGGTAATAAACCGTGACCATAAATTTACATTTAGTCACAGTCATTTTTATTAACCGTGACTATAAACATACATTTACATTTAGTCACAGTTAATAAAATGATTGTGACTAAATGTGAacttatggtcacggtcaatgcccTAACCGTGAGTAAATGTATGTCTATAGTCACGGTTAATAAAAATGACTGTGACTAAATGTAAACTTATGGTCATGGTCAATTCCCAAACCATGAATAAATGTATGTCTATAGTCACGGTTAATAAAATGATTGTGACTACATGTAatcttatggtcacggtcaatggCCTAACCGTGACTAAACTAATCATATGGTCACAGTCAATTCATTAATCGTGACTAAATATAGGTATATGGTCACGATAATTAAGTGACCGTGGCTGAAATTAATCATATGATGGCCGCTATCCCCAAATTTTGGTGACAGTTCATTATTGAGCGTGACTAAAAGTACACTTATGGTCACAATTTTTTAGTGGTCGTgactaaaatttgttatatttggaTATTGGTTTTTTATACATTCAAATTTCCCAAACCTATTATAAACCCAAACAAACCCATTTTAGACCTGTATATGCAATTAAGCAATTAAACCAAGTTcaatatattacaatcaattattccaagctagttaaaaacttatatatcaatataagtcattaaataaaaaaaaacataatataacaaaaaaaaaaccaaacaaacaaaaaaaaagagattcaaatttagtttcacattctaacataatataacaaatcaaccaaccaaacatcacataatagtcatagaaagcaaaaaaagttaggagaatctatcatataaataagtagcataatcttcaaaaaagttaagagaatctatcatataaagatgtagcaaaatattcaaatttctaCTGCTTTTGCTGAAATTGTTGCATCATTTGCATCATCTATTCTTGAATTTGTGCTTGCATTTGTgattgcatttttctttgcatttccatcattttttcttcaaactcttttttcacttcttctcgtgtcttcctttgaacttctatcaACTTctcttcaaatgtttctttcacaTTTGAGAGTTCTTCAGTTGCAGTTGTAAACTTTTGTTTTGCAGCTATTAGCATCTCTTGGGCGTTTTCAAGTTGTGTTGAAAGAATAACTCTTGATCGCCATCTACTAGTAGAACCAAAGACTGAGGTAGGAGTAGGACCAAATCCATACCCTTGAACACGACCATGCCTCTCTGGACCCATGACTTGAGTATATATCTCATCTACATATGTAGATGCTACAAATGTAGATGCTATAGATGTAGATGATACAAATGTAGATGATACAGATGTAGATGCTCCAGATGATgcagaagtagaagaagatgtCCCCTCAAGTTGGGATAGTAATTGCTGAAATTGATCctggaattataaaaaaaaaaattattagacttttaaaataatttagtatgAGGCTATGATTGAAATacaagtatataaaatttatttacttcattacCATAATCTCCTTAAAATGATCATCAACAAGCATCCCATATTTTCTTGTGTGTGTTAGGGCAAACATCTCAATTCTATTGGGGTCACTTCGATCCTCCTTCTTTTGTGCCTATTCTTATAAGTAAAACAATTGAGTTATTTATGATCAATTATTTATgtacaaacaaatcatattaataataaatttccaaCCTGTTCATATCGAATTTGAGCATAACTTTTTGATCCCGATATATGCTTTATCACTTGCTTTGCCCtatttgccttgtttttttttctgagatatcctacatcaattaaaaaatatcaagtCACCTATATAGGTAatagaaacataataaaagttatatacatgaagtattaggttagatataactaataaatatcattttatgtgaatATGAGTATCATAAGATACATTATCAAGAAAAGATCATTATCTTTACCTTGGCCTCAAGTGTACCCCAAAAGTGGATGAGCCACCTCCAATCATCATCCGATAAGTGTGGAGGTCGATGGCACAATCTCTCCTCATCTGTGTTATAAGGGTTATAATACTTggccttcattttatttctatagcTTCTAAACAAATTTCTACAACATTGCAGAATGTAGCTCTTACATGTTTCTTCTAGTTCATATTTTTCCTGTATTGCATTAAAATGTCATGTATAAATAAGAGgtatcatttttaaacaataacatTACAATTTAGATTGAATAATAACTAGCATATACCAATACTAAGGCCCAAATCTTTTCCTTCACATCTTCACTAACATGATTCCAATCTTGAACTTGGATACATTGTGTTGAGATCGCACCATTGTTCCCATATAGCTTGACAACCTTTCCCATTTTCCATCATAAACAACTTGCCCTCTAGTATTTAATCGTGTAGTTATTTTTTCCCCAGATTTCATACTAAGTAAATCTAAGTTATGTGTTGGGCCACGTGTCCTCTTTTTGCTAGAGAATGAACCTATTAAaagtaataatgaaattaaaagaaacataatttacttatcttatataaaattaaacattaaaaacctatcattcaagaaattaaacataTGTAAACACATTTATCATATGTAAAGTTAAACATAATCTTCTTAATCATACCAACAATAGAAGGATCTGAAGAATCAGAAGAATCAGAACTACTAGGAGTAGTAGTTGCAGTAGGTTGTATGTCTAAGAGTTGTTGTAGATTGTCCAACTCATCTTCTGGAGACACTATTTGTACTCTTCTTCTTCGATGTGACATTTGCTAcataataaagtaaattagaaaaagtaatacaaaataagttacataaataatatgaaataaattacaatttgtatatctggtaagtatatatttatgtacTTACCAGTATTATTAGCTACACATCATCTATATCATCATCATGAATGAATTTATTATCTCTTTCAACAATGTTTTCTTGTCGTGATAGTAGAAAATCCATTTGGATAGTTTCTCCTGCAATATCATTTCTATCCCAATTGATTAAATCATTCTTGACCAACTCATGCACATCACGTTGACTATGAAGTGTTATAAGTTGTTGATATGGCTCTGGATCATTAGTAGATACTTTTTTATTCATATCATAAACCCCTCGAGTTTGTATCTCTGCAATGGTGTTCCAATTTTcctcatttgaattttgaacatagAAGACTTGTTTTGCTTGAGATGCAAGCACAAATGGTTCATCTATGCATATGGtatgttcaaaattcaaacacgTGAACCCATATTCATCCTTCTTCATTCCCCTTCCACTATTGATTACATCCCACCAATCAcacttgaataaaaaaaactctattTCCACCAAGGTAATGTAACTCAATTACATCAGTTAGCACACCATAGTAAGAAATATGACTAGGAATTGGGTTCTTATCTCTTGCACTTGCAAAGCTCGATACTTATGCGGTCTCAACAACTTcactattttgagtttttttttcccttttctctttctcttgtgtGAAATCTGAACCCATTAATGATGTATCCTCTATAACATGTAACTGATGTACTTGGTCCATGAGACAATGATAGTATGTGTTCAGAAATTGGACCTTCATGTCGCATTTGTATAATCTATAGATTCAAATATAAGATGTACATGTGTATTAGATAATAGAACAATTTATGTAGTGAATGAACTTACACATTCTTCAAACCAACTAATGAATTCTCTGGTGTGAATCAAATCTACATCTTGTGCACGAATACGAGGCTTAACCCTTATAGATTGCTTATGctctttgataaaaaataaaaaattaattataatgctcacaaagaccaaaattaaatttttgtatgaGAATTAATATAAAGCTTTATTCAAATAAGTGTCTTACTCAATAAATGACGTCACTTCCTCACAATTAGTCAACACATATAAATGTGCTTGGGACCATTCTTTTGTGCTAAGAACACGAGATGTTGACTTTCCTATTGTACATCCCATGCATTTGAAAATGGTTAACCCTCCACcatttgttatgttattttcaatgacataatttctttcttcacgGTCATGCTTCATTTCAACATCATGAAAATATCTTGAACAAAAGGTTGTACATTCTTCTGCTATGTACCCTTCTACAATAGAACCTTCTGGACGACTCTTATTACGGACATAAGACTTTAATGTACGTAAATACctgttgattactactcaaaaagtgctattttatagctcgtaattaactcttttaaacacttttgagtagtaattattaccttttaacccaattaacatattaaggacctttgcaattatttctaatcaaagtgtgtaagttttggtgtttttgttagtaatttgatcaccaaagcaatccgagattgaggagagttctttggaatccatggcagagtaatggaaagctcagaaacatgaagaaccaaagctttgaagtccttttccataagcaaatccggaatgcaaggaggggaagcaaagagaaatctaacatgaagcattcttgatgacagtcatgtcagccacttttggagcacttcctggagttcaatttattcatgctatatgttgtttcgaagctcaggaagtcaacaatccaatgcttcaaacagtgcatgattcgaagttgaaatgaaggagttacatccattggaagccgatcactccaagttgaaggaagatttttgcacggcTGTGAAAATGTtatccttttgctgcgaaatttcgtagcCCTCTTGCtgtggaatttctcctgaagcttcccgatatttgcgatcgacattttgagattttttgctttagatatttgatgtctaaatccccaaactctccttgtatcccacctatcataggattccttagtctttaagtaagaacaaagggatGAATatcctcttatatatagtttgtaattttctttataaatataatcATGATGTAATCGgcaaaaggaagaaatatattttacagagcacttgctctgtttttccttcatatttttgttttctcgttagttttctttctagtcaatcaaactctaaggatttttcctcaaaggatgagaggctaggctcttcgtctcttggattgaagaaagccgggtaagtttcctcatgcataaattggaagttttgttgttttagtttttaatgaagagaaagtgtgatccgttaatggtttttatctttttagttaacttaaaacgccttcaattcacctgggtcaacacttggtaaggcaagtgatctccatccattgagatgcactagtttatctctcttgtgagcctttgggaggtggtttgaaggtaggattttctagaatagccaacacttggtaagattttggactctaaggagacatccattagttatctcttgcgagcttttgatgggtaatccaaggttaaagatcaccttgaatggcaagtgctaggtgagaggcacaagccattgcaagatgcatcagtgagagggatttagtgtttgaacccattaaggggaagcatctgtaccacaccggttagagaattaactatatgttaattctctaatgcgaggaaaagaaacaagtgactggaactctcctttttgtatgaggaacctgagcctagtgatctaaactccaagaaacacttttctttgtaattaaaatcagttactattatttttggttagcttaaaaccaatcctttttcaaacatctttatgttttcttttaaagctaaccttgaaatgaaaaggcaccaattcatctttgaattaatatcaattgtgaagtgaaaacccatcccagtgaacgaccctagagccactatgctatgctagctaaggctatcctagtacatggtgtaataggttataaattttgttgattactcccttctgaggaccacaatcaagggacaccagctggacacgaatcaaatggtaccactgtcaaggaccattgagaggacatgaatcagctgagacaccaattgggaacgtatcACCTATCATTCCACAACATGATAGATTTGTTTCATGAACTATACGAAACCTAATATACATAAGATTAATTGAATGAGAACATACCACTCGATAGGATACATCCATCGATATTGCACTGGTCCAGCAACCTTTGCCTCACTTGCAAGATGAATAAGTAAATGCACCATAACATCAAAGAATGATGGAGGAAATATTCTTTCTAATTTGCAAAGTGTGACTATTATGTCATTCTCAAGGTGCTCTAATTGATCAATCTTTAACACTTTAGAACACAACTGTTTGAAGAAACTACATAGTTCAACTATAACAGCACAAACATTCTTATGTAGAACTCCTCGAATTGCAAGTGGAAGGAGTTGTTGCACGAGAACATGACAATCATGAGACTTCAACCcaaatatctttctttcattcacttGTACACACCGAGAGACGTTAAAAGCATAACCATCTGGAACCTTtacttctttaaaaaatttacagaattctttttttttttttcatttaaagttAGTGAATAGCATGTAGCAGACAATATAACCCTATTCCCTCTTTGTATGGGGTGAAGTTGATCTCTGATACCCATAGCTTGCAAGTCAA
This DNA window, taken from Vitis vinifera cultivar Pinot Noir 40024 chromosome 2, ASM3070453v1, encodes the following:
- the LOC104882542 gene encoding uncharacterized protein LOC104882542; its protein translation is MTMEILPFSLLQMSHRRRRVQIVSPEDELDNLQQLLDIQPTATTTPSSSDSSDSSDPSIVGYLRKKNKANRAKQVIKHISGSKSYAQIRYEQAQKKEDRSDPNRIEMFALTHTRKYGMLVDDHFKEIMDQFQQLLSQLEGTSSSTSASSGASTSVSSTFVSSTSIASTFVASTYVDEIYTQVMGPERHGRVQGYGFGPTPTSVFGSTSRWRSRVILSTQLENAQEMLIAAKQKFTTATEELSNVKETFEEKLIEVQRKTREEVKKEFEEKMMEMQRKMQSQMQAQIQE